One stretch of Balneola sp. MJW-20 DNA includes these proteins:
- a CDS encoding fasciclin domain-containing protein, whose translation MSSLLLVFTMVSCDNDNGDNTVRVDTSQNIVELAGESQSLSTLVSAIQSAGLADALQGEGPFTVLAPTNDAFAALPEGTLESLTNEQLVRILTYHVIPAELSRQDLANGGELETLEGETLLAGDGFQINGYSNIQSGPILGSNGNIFTIDAVLLPEGLRDANIVDQANELGNYTTLVSALQSTGLENTLKFTGDYTVFAPSDAAFNALPSGLLESLSTEQLAEILTYHVVSGEILSTDLAAEQAPVTLSGESIFVTSNANGVTVNGSATVEAADVDVSNGVIHAIDEVILPDAYGTIVDAASKRYFFSTLVGAVVDAGLAGALSDMEANYTVFAPTNEAFANLPEGLLASLTTEQIAQILQYHVIDAEIFAGDLSAEQRVDALTGGSVYVTVGSNGAFVNGRAEIIATDVDVNNGVIHAIDEVILPNDFLNIVQIAQKNYDLSSLVTALTDAGLASTFTGTDEYTVFAPTNAAFEAAADLIATLSAEQVADVLTYHAAAGRALAGDLSDGQTIPTVLGEDITVSIDGEGNVTLNDSVNVTRVDLEGTNGVIHVIDGVLVPPSFTAN comes from the coding sequence TTGTCATCACTGCTACTGGTATTTACAATGGTATCATGTGATAATGACAATGGAGACAACACGGTACGAGTTGACACCTCACAAAATATTGTTGAACTGGCCGGAGAGAGTCAGTCACTATCAACACTGGTAAGCGCTATACAGAGCGCTGGTTTAGCTGACGCATTACAGGGAGAAGGACCATTTACTGTTCTTGCACCTACAAACGATGCCTTTGCAGCTCTTCCGGAAGGCACTCTGGAAAGCCTGACCAACGAACAGCTGGTACGAATTCTCACTTACCATGTAATTCCTGCAGAACTAAGCCGTCAGGACCTTGCTAATGGTGGCGAACTGGAAACACTGGAAGGTGAAACATTACTGGCCGGAGACGGATTCCAGATCAATGGATATTCAAATATCCAGAGTGGTCCAATACTCGGATCTAATGGTAATATCTTCACTATCGATGCAGTACTTCTGCCAGAGGGTCTTCGTGACGCTAATATTGTGGACCAGGCTAATGAACTGGGCAATTACACTACACTGGTATCTGCACTTCAGTCTACAGGACTAGAGAATACGCTCAAGTTTACTGGTGATTATACTGTTTTTGCACCATCAGACGCTGCATTCAACGCACTCCCAAGTGGACTGCTTGAAAGTCTTAGTACTGAACAGTTAGCTGAGATCCTCACCTATCATGTGGTATCTGGTGAGATCCTGTCTACCGACCTGGCTGCTGAGCAGGCTCCTGTAACACTTTCAGGAGAGAGCATTTTTGTAACTTCAAATGCAAATGGAGTAACAGTAAACGGATCAGCAACAGTTGAAGCTGCAGACGTTGACGTCTCAAACGGTGTTATTCATGCAATCGACGAAGTAATTCTGCCTGACGCATATGGGACAATTGTGGATGCAGCTTCTAAGAGATATTTCTTCTCTACTCTGGTCGGTGCAGTCGTAGATGCCGGACTTGCCGGTGCACTTTCTGACATGGAAGCAAACTACACTGTATTCGCACCAACTAACGAAGCATTTGCAAACTTGCCTGAAGGGTTGCTTGCGAGCCTTACAACTGAGCAGATCGCTCAGATCCTGCAATATCATGTAATCGACGCTGAGATCTTTGCCGGCGACCTGTCTGCAGAACAAAGAGTTGATGCACTGACAGGTGGATCTGTATATGTAACCGTAGGCAGTAATGGAGCTTTTGTAAATGGCAGAGCTGAGATCATCGCTACCGATGTCGACGTAAACAATGGCGTTATTCATGCAATTGATGAAGTAATTCTGCCTAATGACTTCCTGAACATTGTTCAGATCGCTCAGAAGAACTATGACCTTAGTTCACTGGTAACAGCACTGACGGACGCCGGACTTGCCAGTACTTTCACCGGTACAGACGAATACACTGTATTTGCTCCTACCAATGCAGCATTTGAAGCTGCAGCTGACCTGATCGCTACTCTTAGTGCTGAGCAGGTAGCAGATGTACTTACTTATCATGCAGCCGCTGGAAGAGCCCTTGCAGGTGATCTTTCTGACGGACAAACGATTCCAACGGTACTTGGAGAAGACATCACTGTTAGCATTGACGGAGAAGGAAATGTTACACTGAATGATTCAGTAAATGTCACTCGTGTTGACCTGGAAGGCACCAACGGAGTGATCCATGTAATCGATGGGGTTCTCGTACCACCAAGCTTTACTGCCAATTAA
- a CDS encoding dihydrofolate reductase, which yields MTITVIAAHDPNLVIGKDGGLPWRYPEDLKHFKKTTMGGTMIMGRGVFEELGETPLPGRRNIVLSTTKNYDHVDTYDSLDKALESVEEDEVFIIGGGVVYREALEKADRMIITEVHKKYEGDVFFPEYRDQIGDIWKETEREDHDDLSFITYSRIKYTY from the coding sequence ATGACGATCACAGTTATTGCTGCACATGATCCGAATTTAGTGATTGGTAAGGACGGAGGACTACCCTGGCGATATCCTGAAGATCTGAAACACTTTAAGAAGACAACCATGGGCGGTACTATGATCATGGGAAGAGGGGTCTTTGAAGAACTGGGTGAAACACCATTGCCCGGCAGAAGAAACATTGTTTTGTCTACTACCAAAAATTACGATCATGTAGACACCTATGATTCACTGGATAAAGCTCTCGAATCGGTGGAAGAGGATGAGGTATTTATTATTGGAGGGGGAGTGGTATATCGTGAGGCGCTGGAAAAGGCAGACCGTATGATCATCACTGAAGTTCATAAAAAGTATGAAGGAGATGTTTTCTTTCCGGAATACCGGGATCAGATCGGGGACATATGGAAAGAAACGGAGAGAGAAGATCACGATGATCTGTCATTCATTACTTATAGTAGAATAAAATATACCTACTAA
- a CDS encoding HD domain-containing protein: protein MDKSTRYKIFNDPIHGFITVPKGTILSLIDHPYVQRLRRIRQLGLGYLVFPAAEHSRFSHAIGALELCQRVLNSLREKDTTISQKEYEGTLIAILLHDVGHGPLSHTLEHTLIKDFNHEMMSLAIMKELNREMNGALDTAIEIFTNQYKKPFLYQLISSQLDLDRLDYLRRDSFFTGVSEGTVGINRIIKTMRVFNGNIVIEKKGIYAVENYIIARRLMYMQVYLHKTVLSADFLLRGIFKRVRDIIDSGNEISYASESLKYFLTKQPSARSNISKEVIRQYMQLDDHDIYLSIKEWAHSDDIILKDLCTRFLNRTLFRTTFLNKKPTKKLLETVREKTRLQLKKAGLPSDDNTLSYYMNFDNSFTEAYKYQHDSIWILDGEEAVEFSKAADTKNIIALAEPVVKYYCNHLKEINSIS, encoded by the coding sequence ATGGATAAAAGTACACGCTATAAGATCTTCAATGATCCTATCCACGGATTTATTACGGTTCCAAAAGGAACTATTCTCAGCCTGATTGATCACCCTTATGTTCAGAGACTTAGAAGAATACGGCAGCTCGGTCTTGGCTACCTCGTATTTCCTGCTGCAGAGCACTCCAGGTTTTCGCATGCTATCGGTGCTCTTGAATTGTGTCAGAGAGTGCTGAATTCCCTTCGAGAAAAAGACACAACGATAAGTCAGAAAGAATATGAGGGCACGCTGATCGCAATCTTACTTCATGATGTAGGTCATGGTCCCTTATCTCATACCCTTGAACATACTCTGATAAAAGACTTCAATCATGAGATGATGAGCCTGGCTATCATGAAAGAACTCAACAGAGAAATGAACGGTGCTCTGGATACGGCCATCGAGATCTTCACCAATCAGTATAAAAAACCTTTTTTGTATCAGCTAATCTCTTCCCAGCTGGATCTGGACCGGCTGGACTATTTAAGGAGAGACAGCTTCTTTACGGGGGTAAGTGAAGGTACAGTGGGAATCAACCGGATCATAAAGACCATGAGGGTCTTTAACGGAAACATTGTGATCGAAAAGAAAGGGATCTATGCTGTTGAGAACTACATAATTGCCCGAAGGCTGATGTATATGCAGGTCTATCTCCATAAAACGGTACTAAGTGCCGATTTTCTGCTCCGGGGCATCTTTAAAAGGGTCAGGGATATTATCGACAGCGGGAATGAGATCAGTTATGCTTCCGAATCATTAAAGTACTTTCTTACCAAGCAACCTTCTGCCAGAAGTAATATTTCAAAGGAAGTTATCCGGCAGTACATGCAGCTGGATGATCATGATATCTATCTAAGTATAAAAGAATGGGCCCATTCTGATGACATCATCCTAAAAGATCTGTGTACCCGGTTTTTAAACCGAACGCTTTTCAGAACAACTTTTCTTAATAAGAAACCCACCAAAAAGCTGCTGGAAACAGTCCGGGAAAAAACCAGGCTACAGCTGAAGAAAGCCGGACTCCCCTCTGATGACAATACGCTATCCTATTATATGAATTTTGATAACAGCTTTACTGAGGCTTATAAGTATCAGCATGACAGTATATGGATACTGGACGGCGAGGAAGCTGTAGAGTTCTCAAAAGCAGCAGACACCAAAAATATTATTGCACTGGCAGAGCCGGTCGTAAAATATTACTGCAATCATCTCAAAGAGATAAACAGCATTTCTTAG
- a CDS encoding acyl-CoA thioesterase, which translates to MFRPGYDPEIFYHWCEIPVRFRDLDPLNHVNNALFNTYLEEARLQFLNELGVLKEAFEEGKSFVLVKCTVEYLKQITFPSTLLIGTGIGEIGNSSIQAVQGIFNKDSKELLSVGYSKGVWFDLNTQRPTRLPEFKDLDKLMVDMN; encoded by the coding sequence ATGTTCAGACCCGGCTACGATCCTGAAATTTTTTACCACTGGTGCGAAATTCCTGTTCGATTTCGTGATCTGGATCCGCTGAATCATGTCAATAATGCACTGTTCAATACTTACCTGGAAGAAGCACGGCTTCAGTTTTTAAATGAACTTGGAGTGCTTAAAGAAGCATTTGAAGAAGGAAAGTCTTTTGTACTGGTTAAATGTACCGTCGAATATCTGAAACAGATCACCTTTCCCTCCACCCTGCTTATAGGTACCGGCATCGGAGAGATCGGTAACTCAAGTATTCAAGCTGTACAGGGTATATTCAATAAGGACTCGAAAGAACTATTGTCGGTGGGATATTCAAAAGGGGTCTGGTTCGACCTCAATACTCAACGCCCAACCCGCTTGCCGGAATTTAAAGATCTGGATAAACTGATGGTGGACATGAATTAA
- a CDS encoding RNA polymerase sigma-70 factor, whose translation MNQQTDSDFRNWAKAISLNNRDAFSDFFRSTYDRYLRYACRFVSDRNEAADLVQDAFVSIWTNRSSLNAEKSMKSYMYTIVRNLCLNFIRDHQSKVTDLNQAGALTIHQETEIDDPVDIEELLSELVEQLPERQREAFELSRFDGLTHDEIADIMELSPRTVNNHLVAALKTLRAEATILLNSKEVA comes from the coding sequence ATGAATCAACAAACAGATTCTGATTTCAGGAACTGGGCTAAAGCTATCTCATTAAACAACCGGGATGCCTTCTCAGACTTCTTTCGTAGTACTTACGACCGGTACCTCAGATACGCCTGTCGTTTCGTCTCTGATCGGAACGAGGCTGCTGACCTGGTACAGGATGCTTTTGTCAGCATCTGGACCAACCGGTCTTCGCTTAATGCAGAGAAATCGATGAAATCTTATATGTATACCATTGTCCGTAATCTATGTCTGAATTTTATACGGGATCATCAAAGTAAAGTAACTGACCTCAATCAGGCCGGTGCTCTGACTATTCATCAAGAGACAGAGATAGATGATCCCGTGGACATTGAAGAGTTATTATCAGAGCTGGTTGAACAACTTCCTGAACGTCAGCGGGAAGCTTTTGAGCTAAGCCGATTCGATGGGCTTACTCATGATGAAATTGCTGATATCATGGAGCTTTCTCCCAGAACTGTAAATAATCACCTGGTCGCCGCTCTGAAAACTCTCAGAGCTGAAGCCACTATATTACTGAATAGCAAAGAAGTAGCATGA
- a CDS encoding FecR family protein, producing MSTDKNLNDSLNPFLRGHSDIKSQSDWRESSPDEIESALNKVWDKIEEKENFGNENSPKYSSRMVYSIAAAVLLTVGFGYLIYPSTITVPNGSSKSVVLADGTEIDLSGGSSVTYNRLFGYLNRDIELNGRAYFSVEKDDTPFVITTAHTRTTVVGTEFSLEDWNTPRFKEAMINVTEGQVLFNSLPSNEQISLIAGESSKLNNRYEAEKVTFKEDALSWREGHHFFDNMTIHDVLSTLEREFGKNIDHPSGHEFEGRITAFYRAERSLESIINDICTLRGYTFYTTNNGYRIIPG from the coding sequence ATGAGTACAGATAAAAACCTGAATGACTCGCTTAACCCGTTTCTGCGGGGGCATAGTGATATAAAATCTCAGTCTGACTGGCGGGAAAGCAGTCCTGATGAAATTGAGTCTGCCTTAAACAAGGTGTGGGACAAGATCGAAGAAAAAGAAAACTTCGGTAATGAGAACTCACCTAAATATTCCAGTAGAATGGTCTACAGCATTGCTGCTGCCGTACTTCTGACTGTTGGGTTTGGATACCTGATCTATCCCTCTACTATTACGGTTCCAAACGGTTCATCAAAGTCCGTTGTGCTTGCGGACGGAACCGAAATAGACCTGTCCGGAGGATCATCTGTCACCTATAACCGCCTTTTTGGATACCTGAACCGAGATATTGAATTAAATGGCCGGGCTTATTTCTCGGTAGAGAAAGATGATACTCCTTTTGTGATCACAACCGCTCACACACGTACAACTGTGGTAGGTACTGAGTTTAGTCTGGAGGACTGGAACACTCCCCGTTTTAAAGAAGCTATGATCAACGTTACAGAAGGCCAGGTTCTTTTCAACTCTCTTCCCTCTAATGAGCAGATCTCACTCATAGCCGGAGAATCTTCTAAGCTCAATAATCGCTATGAAGCGGAGAAAGTGACTTTCAAAGAAGATGCATTGAGCTGGAGAGAAGGTCATCACTTCTTTGATAACATGACTATTCACGATGTACTGAGTACACTGGAACGCGAATTCGGAAAGAACATCGATCATCCCTCGGGTCATGAATTTGAAGGAAGAATTACAGCATTCTATCGCGCAGAGCGCAGTCTTGAATCGATCATTAATGATATATGTACACTCCGGGGTTATACTTTCTATACCACTAACAATGGTTACCGGATCATTCCCGGATGA
- a CDS encoding L-threonylcarbamoyladenylate synthase: MIPESYISALKDGNVVAFPTETVYGLGASVWNEEAVKKIFELKGRPSDNPLIVHVSDLTQLRELASNVPDIANTLAKAFWPGPLTLILPKTDRVPDLVTAGLDTVALRMPDHPLAIALIRSVGPLVAPSANISGRPSPTSSKHVRDDFGDRIPVLDGGDTQLGLESTVLDLSGAQPLILRPGAIGPEEIRERTGIKVIYDDSDSDLKPRSPGQKYTHYKPKANISYGPVDGFRDDTLYLMQSGDSSSENIISYNGDLKTLSQELYRRFREADQLGYKNLHIDTIEDYKATFPSLYKALMNRIRKASG; the protein is encoded by the coding sequence TTGATTCCTGAAAGCTATATATCAGCACTTAAGGATGGAAATGTAGTCGCATTTCCTACTGAGACCGTTTATGGATTGGGAGCCAGTGTTTGGAATGAAGAGGCGGTAAAAAAGATCTTCGAGCTAAAAGGCCGCCCTTCTGACAATCCTCTGATCGTGCATGTTTCAGATCTTACACAGCTCAGGGAGCTTGCCTCCAATGTTCCCGATATTGCCAATACACTCGCAAAAGCATTTTGGCCAGGCCCCCTAACCCTGATCCTGCCTAAAACGGATCGAGTTCCTGATCTTGTAACCGCAGGTCTTGATACCGTTGCCTTAAGAATGCCGGATCATCCCCTTGCAATAGCCTTGATCCGATCGGTTGGTCCTTTAGTAGCGCCCAGTGCCAATATTTCCGGAAGACCGTCTCCCACTTCTTCCAAACATGTGAGAGATGACTTCGGTGACCGTATCCCTGTACTTGATGGCGGAGATACTCAACTTGGTCTGGAATCAACCGTGCTTGACCTGAGCGGCGCTCAGCCCCTGATACTCCGCCCCGGAGCCATCGGACCTGAAGAGATCCGGGAAAGAACCGGGATCAAGGTCATTTATGATGACTCAGACAGTGATCTAAAGCCCAGGAGTCCCGGGCAGAAGTACACGCATTACAAACCTAAGGCAAACATAAGTTATGGCCCGGTTGATGGTTTCAGAGATGATACCTTATATCTTATGCAATCCGGAGACAGCTCTTCAGAAAACATAATCAGCTATAACGGGGACCTCAAAACCCTTTCTCAGGAATTATACCGCCGCTTTCGGGAAGCCGATCAACTCGGGTATAAAAATCTTCATATTGATACTATTGAGGATTACAAGGCCACTTTCCCTTCTTTATATAAGGCACTGATGAACCGTATACGTAAAGCGAGCGGCTGA
- a CDS encoding M20/M25/M40 family metallo-hydrolase, with translation MSKKDSREFLEELLTTPSPTGYEKEGVKVWKKYVEGFAQNVVTDAYGSCAGQISIGGDVATVMLEAHCDEIGMVVQHITDNGYVYVNKLGGSDSTIARAKKVFIHNRRGRVVGVTGNTAIHLQDNKNGGGKQPAWKDIWVDIGVSTKEEALKLVQIGDPITYASDSEFLNDDILSARALDNRIGGYIIAEALKLISKRKKDLKVNVIALNSVQEEVGGFGARMMSYRFMPDVAFVTDVTHSTDTPGIDQKEHGTVLLGKGPTLQHGGANHPKVVDYLEQVCEDHKIEVQHEATSVRTGTDTDSIFYQQTGIPSALISLPLRYMHSPVEICSMKDVDDLVKIMAEAVLNMKPHQTFSVFGD, from the coding sequence ATGTCGAAAAAAGATAGCAGAGAATTTTTAGAAGAATTACTGACCACTCCCAGTCCTACAGGTTATGAAAAGGAAGGAGTAAAGGTATGGAAAAAATATGTCGAGGGCTTTGCCCAAAATGTGGTAACAGACGCATACGGCTCTTGTGCCGGTCAGATCAGTATAGGGGGAGATGTAGCAACCGTAATGTTAGAAGCCCACTGTGACGAGATTGGAATGGTAGTGCAGCATATTACAGATAACGGTTATGTATATGTGAATAAACTGGGTGGCTCAGACTCTACTATTGCCAGGGCAAAAAAAGTATTTATTCATAACCGACGGGGAAGAGTAGTCGGGGTGACCGGGAATACTGCCATCCACCTGCAGGATAATAAGAATGGGGGCGGGAAGCAGCCCGCCTGGAAGGATATCTGGGTAGATATTGGAGTGAGTACGAAAGAGGAAGCACTGAAACTGGTTCAGATCGGTGATCCTATAACTTATGCATCAGACTCTGAATTTCTGAATGATGACATCCTCTCAGCCCGTGCACTGGATAACCGGATAGGTGGGTATATAATCGCGGAGGCGCTGAAACTGATCAGTAAAAGAAAAAAAGATCTGAAGGTTAATGTGATCGCCCTTAATTCTGTTCAGGAAGAGGTTGGAGGATTCGGGGCTCGCATGATGAGCTATCGGTTTATGCCGGATGTTGCTTTTGTGACCGATGTTACGCATTCAACTGATACTCCGGGTATTGACCAGAAAGAGCATGGAACAGTATTATTGGGTAAAGGGCCTACATTGCAGCACGGGGGAGCAAATCACCCAAAAGTAGTGGATTACCTGGAGCAGGTGTGTGAGGATCATAAGATCGAGGTACAGCACGAGGCTACCAGCGTAAGAACAGGCACCGATACCGACAGTATCTTCTACCAGCAGACCGGTATCCCGAGTGCTCTGATCTCTCTTCCGCTTAGGTATATGCATTCGCCGGTTGAGATCTGTTCGATGAAGGATGTAGATGATCTGGTCAAGATCATGGCTGAGGCAGTGTTAAATATGAAGCCGCATCAGACCTTCTCTGTTTTTGGTGACTGA
- a CDS encoding carboxypeptidase-like regulatory domain-containing protein has translation MKKWVVIISLALFPALLAAQGQSERYDFFVRGISVEDAIIKLIRETSINVAYDSRIEMSSTVFINVKDATVDQILKDILKNTGLDYLILSTGTYVITRTASTEAPKVDFKGYIRDARTGEPLPNATVYIADASGSAIANENGYFTFSSLLSGSYEIVASYVGYKAKRTEIQISQEESPVRIIELQPESYLIEPLLITGDSYQYTSRTDTDEYSFNSSEISLSPYSNTIRSLNAFSGINFNWAQDEISIQGSSSRDHLLTLDGVPLYNNDVAGGTFGIFSPYAIDRIEVSKAAFGAKKGSALSGVINYSHDLVPQNAKTLKVQADPYSFNTRLSGELFRSEKLSGMIAFRGSLWDQFREPQLNRTLNDWNRLDPLLQNFIMGSDGDLASYSSVAENNNFRFTDLHFASEYRHNPYQKTSVSGYFGYSNSSVDLLSARQQLISGQPDFVFADDNTAQSNEMIQISHDAVLSSRTDAAFQLYYSAADFRNRYNMVSHNTGNAAPVSEDEVYRQLKALSDLDNESMNMNRIREWGAIAGISYYFGNSLKLNAGIEPKFIDYRFQLSDLFYFPTVTQNNTLLLGTYSEFENLSSRFGYKIGLRNTFHGDHGKVYLEPRAEIYINSSEVARFQNKWVFSAGIYRQFINQFNLSSPGPNALSPSYKLWEPNDATTSVPRSFNFTANWSVFFNEKISFKVESYYKIRDNSWALNYNSILSPLNTSLELSDQQFYFEQVNSQNFGGSLSLMVTDPESSLFFKLVQESNFALQQFGQRFDNQVQNSPFSEPYTLSALFRVPVFSKTDISFSGQWTPIRYWAYNNAYYNFIEIHDNRLFSDLDLSSPGDDRLSYYLRLDLAVNQQINIKDVIMGVRLDLINILNRQNEVYRFLNPVQDNSASGISYQTNHRLLPGFTPLLSVQFDL, from the coding sequence ATGAAGAAATGGGTGGTCATCATATCACTAGCCCTTTTTCCTGCATTACTGGCGGCACAGGGCCAGTCTGAAAGGTATGACTTTTTTGTCAGAGGCATATCTGTTGAAGATGCTATTATTAAGCTGATCCGTGAAACAAGCATAAATGTAGCGTATGATTCCAGAATAGAAATGTCTTCTACCGTTTTCATCAACGTTAAGGATGCCACTGTGGATCAGATCCTTAAAGATATTTTGAAGAATACCGGACTCGATTATCTTATACTCTCTACCGGAACCTATGTTATTACCAGAACCGCCTCCACTGAGGCACCAAAGGTCGACTTTAAAGGATATATCAGGGATGCAAGAACCGGAGAACCCTTACCCAATGCCACTGTATATATAGCGGATGCATCCGGATCAGCTATTGCAAATGAAAACGGATACTTTACTTTTTCATCACTCTTGTCCGGTAGTTATGAAATTGTAGCAAGTTATGTAGGATACAAAGCCAAGAGAACAGAAATTCAGATCAGCCAGGAAGAGTCTCCTGTCCGGATCATCGAGTTACAACCCGAGAGCTATCTAATCGAGCCTCTGTTGATCACCGGAGACTCTTATCAGTACACCAGCAGAACGGATACCGATGAATACTCTTTCAATAGTTCTGAGATCTCTTTGTCTCCCTATTCCAATACTATCAGGTCACTGAATGCCTTTTCTGGCATCAATTTTAACTGGGCTCAGGATGAAATTAGTATCCAGGGCAGTAGTTCCCGGGATCATCTATTAACTCTGGATGGGGTTCCGTTATATAATAATGATGTTGCAGGAGGTACTTTCGGGATCTTCAGTCCTTACGCGATCGACCGGATCGAAGTTTCCAAAGCTGCCTTCGGTGCTAAGAAAGGAAGCGCCCTTTCCGGCGTTATCAATTATTCTCATGACCTGGTTCCACAAAACGCTAAGACATTAAAAGTTCAAGCCGACCCCTATTCTTTCAATACCCGACTCAGCGGTGAACTGTTCCGTTCCGAAAAACTTAGCGGTATGATCGCATTCCGTGGCAGTCTCTGGGATCAGTTTCGTGAGCCTCAACTTAACAGAACGCTTAACGACTGGAACCGGCTGGATCCATTGTTGCAGAATTTCATTATGGGTAGTGATGGTGATCTGGCCTCTTATTCTTCAGTTGCTGAAAACAACAATTTCCGATTTACTGATCTTCATTTTGCTTCAGAATACCGTCACAACCCGTATCAAAAAACCTCGGTGAGTGGATATTTTGGATACTCGAATAGCAGCGTGGATCTTTTATCCGCCAGACAACAGTTGATCTCTGGTCAGCCAGACTTTGTATTTGCCGATGACAATACTGCTCAAAGTAATGAGATGATTCAGATCTCTCATGATGCTGTCCTTAGTTCAAGAACAGATGCTGCTTTTCAGCTTTATTACAGCGCTGCAGATTTCCGGAACCGGTATAATATGGTGAGCCATAATACCGGTAATGCCGCTCCGGTTTCTGAAGATGAAGTTTACCGTCAGTTAAAAGCACTTTCGGATCTGGATAATGAATCAATGAACATGAACCGTATCCGTGAGTGGGGAGCAATAGCTGGAATATCTTATTATTTCGGTAATTCATTAAAACTCAATGCCGGTATTGAACCGAAATTTATAGATTACCGCTTCCAGCTCTCCGATCTCTTTTACTTCCCAACCGTAACCCAGAATAATACTTTACTGCTGGGCACTTATTCAGAATTTGAAAACCTTTCCTCCAGGTTCGGTTATAAAATCGGACTCAGAAATACTTTCCACGGGGATCATGGCAAAGTATATCTGGAACCAAGAGCTGAGATCTATATAAATTCTTCAGAAGTAGCCCGTTTTCAGAATAAATGGGTCTTCAGTGCAGGCATATACCGTCAGTTTATCAATCAATTTAATCTTAGCAGTCCCGGCCCGAATGCCTTATCACCGAGCTACAAGTTATGGGAACCTAATGATGCTACTACTTCAGTACCCCGCTCCTTTAATTTTACTGCAAACTGGTCTGTGTTTTTCAATGAGAAGATATCCTTTAAAGTGGAATCCTATTATAAGATCAGAGATAATAGCTGGGCTCTGAATTATAACAGCATATTATCTCCTCTGAATACATCTTTAGAACTAAGTGACCAGCAATTTTACTTTGAACAGGTTAACAGTCAGAATTTCGGAGGTTCTCTGAGCCTGATGGTTACCGACCCGGAAAGCAGCCTGTTCTTTAAATTAGTACAGGAATCAAATTTTGCTCTTCAGCAGTTCGGTCAGCGGTTTGATAATCAGGTTCAGAACTCCCCTTTCAGCGAACCTTATACTCTTTCAGCGTTATTCCGGGTACCAGTATTCAGTAAAACTGATATATCATTCAGCGGACAATGGACCCCCATCCGGTACTGGGCATACAACAATGCCTATTATAATTTTATCGAAATACATGATAACCGGCTTTTCTCTGACCTTGATCTAAGCAGCCCCGGAGATGACCGTTTATCTTACTACCTGAGACTTGATCTGGCAGTTAATCAGCAGATCAATATCAAAGATGTAATAATGGGAGTGAGACTCGACCTAATCAATATTCTGAATCGTCAGAATGAAGTATACCGTTTTCTGAATCCGGTACAGGATAATTCTGCCTCTGGAATTAGCTATCAAACCAACCATCGTCTGCTCCCCGGTTTTACGCCTCTCCTTTCTGTTCAGTTCGATCTCTGA